The Lepeophtheirus salmonis chromosome 1, UVic_Lsal_1.4, whole genome shotgun sequence genome has a segment encoding these proteins:
- the LOC121128566 gene encoding uncharacterized protein isoform X4 — MKCLTFTSAICLLIAPALANEQYWWQDNPNVFSQGGGGGGGSNGQGPRGSPSNGGNSFGGSRPQSSSFNNNNNNNGPSSAPGSCPTITNRPPVSACQGAKSNCWSVGEADWDCPNNEFCCFDGCANTCYFGPASGGESSPSGSNQNSNQQGGRFPGSSSGSTPGNTNNNRSPSSNNNNRGPSTNNNNRPNGNNNRGSSSQSSNSFSGPSGQPGSNNEGFPSNSGFQTGNGGHSGKPGSSNNNGSPSNSGFQPGSGGHSGTPGSNHNNRGSPSSSGFQPGNGGHSGKNNRGSSSQNSNSSPIPSGHPGNNNRGSSSSSGFQPGSGGHSSKPGFSSGSNNEGFPSNSGFQPGNGEHFNNNNRGSSNQPENNGNTGQRTDDSPVVFPGSSPNKNNGFPSSTNNQPSSGSYSPSTGSQNSPSVSVSCNDKRKCGNVQVVVSGSGNDPPPRPTPRPSGTGSNNFQSPSRQQQQSPSGFPAPTFAASQGNPGQPRPSSNNGFNSPNNNRQQPSGSFPSQNHNGQLQPPASGFSPPNQNRQPSQPNNGYLSPGSGNNNRQPSRPNNNGFPSSNNNNRQPSGTNNGVSSPSRGQPGHGFPSPSGGQPGNGFPNPNKFGQNPQSGSNNRFPSSGNNNNIGGQPGRPTGQRPSGSNNNFANAATKPYKSCPSAMKCVPKQNCDFNGVMVNEIITTDPKFDDIRVPLIPCVNQNSGTIDVCCRDPNYKDPWPQNN, encoded by the exons ATGAAGTGTCTAACATTTACATCGGCAATTTGCCTTCTCATTGCTCCAGCCTTAGCTAATGAGCAATACTGGTGGCAGGACAACCCAAATGTATTTTCTCAGGGTGGTGGAGGTGGCGGAGGATCTAATGGACAGGGGCCTCGAG gatctCCTAGTAATGGAGGAAACTCCTTTGGTGGTTCCCGTCCTCAATCGTCGTCCTTcaataacaacaacaataataatggGCCATCAAGtg CTCCAGGATCATGCCCCACCATAACGAACAGACCCCCTGTCTCTGCTTGTCAAGGAGCCAAGTCCAACTGCTGGAGTGTTGGAGAGGCTGACTGGGACTGTCCCAACAATGAGTTCTGTTGTTTTGATGGATGTGCCAATACATGTTACTTTGGACCAG CATCCGGAGGAGAATCATCTCCATCTGGATCAAATCAAAACAGCAATCAACAAGGAGGAAGATTCCCCGGAAGTTCATCAGGCTCTACACCAGGAAATACTAACAATAATAGAAGCCCATCTTCAAATAACAACAATAGAGGCCCATcaactaataacaataatagaCCCAATGGGAACAATAATCGTGGATCCTCTAGTCAATCTAGTAATAGTTTTTCCGGTCCCTCAGGACAACCTGGGAGTAATAATGAAGGATTCCCTAGTAATTCTGGATTCCAAACTGGAAATGGAGGACACTCAGGCAAGCCTGGAAGTAGCAATAACAATGGATCTCCAAGTAACTCTGGATTTCAGCCAGGAAGTGGAGGACATTCTGGTACACCTGGAAGTAATCATAATAATAGAGGATCTCCAAGTAGTTCTGGATTCCAACCAGGAAATGGAGGACACTCAGGCAAGAATAATAGAGGATCATCAAGTCAAAATAGCAATAGTTCCCCCATTCCATCAGGACATCCAGGAAACAATAATAGGGGATCTTCAAGTAGTTCTGGTTTTCAACCAGGAAGTGGAGGCCATTCTAGCAAACCAGGTTTTTCCTCTGGAAGCAACAACGAAGGGTTTCCAAGTAATTCAGGATTCCAACCAGGAAATGGAGAACATTTCAATAACAATAACAGAGGCTCATCCAATCAACCTGAAAACAATGGCAATACTGGACAAAGAACAGATGATTCTCCAGTCGTATTTCCTGGATCTTCTCCAAACAAAAACAATGGATTTCCTTCATCAACTAACAACCAACCCTCATCTGGTTCATATTCTCCTTCTACTGGATCTCAAAATTCTCCCTCCGTAAGCGTTAGCTGTaatgataaaagaaaatgtGGAAATGTCCAAGTCGTTGTCTCTGGCAGTGGTAATGATCCACCTCCAAGACCAACCCCAAGACCTTCGG GCACTGGATCAAACAACTTCCAATCTCCTTCAAGACAGCAACAACAGTCTCCCTCTGGTTTTCCTGCCCCGACTTTTGCAGCCTCTCAAGGCAATCCTGGACAA CCCCGTCCATCAAGCAACAATGGATTCAATTCTCCCAATAACAATAGACAGCAACCCTCTGGAAGTTTTCCATCCCAAAATCATAATGGACAA CTTCAACCTCCAGCAAGTGGATTTTCCCCTCCCAACCAAAACAGACAA CCTTCACAGCCCAATAATGGATACTTATCTCCAGGTAGCGGTAATAACAACAGACAG CCATCAAGACCCAACAATAATGGATTCCCATCCTCGAATAACAATAACAGacaa cCATCTGGAACAAACAATGGAGTCTCTTCTCCATCAAGAGGACag cCCGGACATGGATTCCCATCTCCTTCTGGTGGACAA CCTGGAAATGGTTTTCCCAATCCCAATAAATTTGGACAA AATCCTCAATCTGGATCAAATAACAGATTTCCTTCATCaggcaataataataatataggc ggACAACCAGGCAGACCTACTGGACAAAGG CCCTCTGGTTCTAACAATAACTTTGCCAATGCAGCCACAAAGCCTTACAAAAGCTGTCCCTCGGCCATGAAATGCGTTCCTAAGCAAAACTGCGACTTTAATGGTGTTATGGTCAATGAAATCATTACAACAGATCCTAAGTTTGATGACATCCGCGTTCCTCTTATT
- the LOC121128566 gene encoding uncharacterized protein isoform X3, with protein sequence MKCLTFTSAICLLIAPALANEQYWWQDNPNVFSQGGGGGGGSNGQGPRGSPSNGGNSFGGSRPQSSSFNNNNNNNGPSSAPGSCPTITNRPPVSACQGAKSNCWSVGEADWDCPNNEFCCFDGCANTCYFGPASGGESSPSGSNQNSNQQGGRFPGSSSGSTPGNTNNNRSPSSNNNNRGPSTNNNNRPNGNNNRGSSSQSSNSFSGPSGQPGSNNEGFPSNSGFQTGNGGHSGKPGSSNNNGSPSNSGFQPGSGGHSGTPGSNHNNRGSPSSSGFQPGNGGHSGKNNRGSSSQNSNSSPIPSGHPGNNNRGSSSSSGFQPGSGGHSSKPGFSSGSNNEGFPSNSGFQPGNGEHFNNNNRGSSNQPENNGNTGQRTDDSPVVFPGSSPNKNNGFPSSTNNQPSSGSYSPSTGSQNSPSVSVSCNDKRKCGNVQVVVSGSGNDPPPRPTPRPSGNVIRNSNCPNNPSPPTGICDGEVDTCWNTGLRDDCSLGFFCCFDGCVKTCYNGTDFLRHLDSPNLIRGTGSNNFQSPSRQQQQSPSGFPAPTFAASQGNPGQPRPSSNNGFNSPNNNRQQPSGSFPSQNHNGQLQPPASGFSPPNQNRQPSQPNNGYLSPGSGNNNRQPSRPNNNGFPSSNNNNRQPSGTNNGVSSPSRGQPGHGFPSPSGGQPGNGFPNPNKFGQNPQSGSNNRFPSSGNNNNIGGQPGRPTGQRPSGSNNNFANAATKPYKSCPSAMKCVPKQNCDFNGVMVNEIITTDPKFDDIRVPLIPCVNQNSGTIDVCCRDPNYKDPWPQNN encoded by the exons ATGAAGTGTCTAACATTTACATCGGCAATTTGCCTTCTCATTGCTCCAGCCTTAGCTAATGAGCAATACTGGTGGCAGGACAACCCAAATGTATTTTCTCAGGGTGGTGGAGGTGGCGGAGGATCTAATGGACAGGGGCCTCGAG gatctCCTAGTAATGGAGGAAACTCCTTTGGTGGTTCCCGTCCTCAATCGTCGTCCTTcaataacaacaacaataataatggGCCATCAAGtg CTCCAGGATCATGCCCCACCATAACGAACAGACCCCCTGTCTCTGCTTGTCAAGGAGCCAAGTCCAACTGCTGGAGTGTTGGAGAGGCTGACTGGGACTGTCCCAACAATGAGTTCTGTTGTTTTGATGGATGTGCCAATACATGTTACTTTGGACCAG CATCCGGAGGAGAATCATCTCCATCTGGATCAAATCAAAACAGCAATCAACAAGGAGGAAGATTCCCCGGAAGTTCATCAGGCTCTACACCAGGAAATACTAACAATAATAGAAGCCCATCTTCAAATAACAACAATAGAGGCCCATcaactaataacaataatagaCCCAATGGGAACAATAATCGTGGATCCTCTAGTCAATCTAGTAATAGTTTTTCCGGTCCCTCAGGACAACCTGGGAGTAATAATGAAGGATTCCCTAGTAATTCTGGATTCCAAACTGGAAATGGAGGACACTCAGGCAAGCCTGGAAGTAGCAATAACAATGGATCTCCAAGTAACTCTGGATTTCAGCCAGGAAGTGGAGGACATTCTGGTACACCTGGAAGTAATCATAATAATAGAGGATCTCCAAGTAGTTCTGGATTCCAACCAGGAAATGGAGGACACTCAGGCAAGAATAATAGAGGATCATCAAGTCAAAATAGCAATAGTTCCCCCATTCCATCAGGACATCCAGGAAACAATAATAGGGGATCTTCAAGTAGTTCTGGTTTTCAACCAGGAAGTGGAGGCCATTCTAGCAAACCAGGTTTTTCCTCTGGAAGCAACAACGAAGGGTTTCCAAGTAATTCAGGATTCCAACCAGGAAATGGAGAACATTTCAATAACAATAACAGAGGCTCATCCAATCAACCTGAAAACAATGGCAATACTGGACAAAGAACAGATGATTCTCCAGTCGTATTTCCTGGATCTTCTCCAAACAAAAACAATGGATTTCCTTCATCAACTAACAACCAACCCTCATCTGGTTCATATTCTCCTTCTACTGGATCTCAAAATTCTCCCTCCGTAAGCGTTAGCTGTaatgataaaagaaaatgtGGAAATGTCCAAGTCGTTGTCTCTGGCAGTGGTAATGATCCACCTCCAAGACCAACCCCAAGACCTTCGGGTAATGTAATACGAAACTCTAACTGTCCTAATAACCCATCTCCGCCTACCGGAATTTGTGATGGTGAAGTAGATACTTGTTGGAATACGGGTCTTCGTGATGATTGCTCTCTAGGCTTCTTTTGCTGCTTTGATGGATGTGTTAAAACATGCTACAATGGAACAGATTTTCTAAGACATTTAGATTCTCCTAACTTAATTAGAG GCACTGGATCAAACAACTTCCAATCTCCTTCAAGACAGCAACAACAGTCTCCCTCTGGTTTTCCTGCCCCGACTTTTGCAGCCTCTCAAGGCAATCCTGGACAA CCCCGTCCATCAAGCAACAATGGATTCAATTCTCCCAATAACAATAGACAGCAACCCTCTGGAAGTTTTCCATCCCAAAATCATAATGGACAA CTTCAACCTCCAGCAAGTGGATTTTCCCCTCCCAACCAAAACAGACAA CCTTCACAGCCCAATAATGGATACTTATCTCCAGGTAGCGGTAATAACAACAGACAG CCATCAAGACCCAACAATAATGGATTCCCATCCTCGAATAACAATAACAGacaa cCATCTGGAACAAACAATGGAGTCTCTTCTCCATCAAGAGGACag cCCGGACATGGATTCCCATCTCCTTCTGGTGGACAA CCTGGAAATGGTTTTCCCAATCCCAATAAATTTGGACAA AATCCTCAATCTGGATCAAATAACAGATTTCCTTCATCaggcaataataataatataggc ggACAACCAGGCAGACCTACTGGACAAAGG CCCTCTGGTTCTAACAATAACTTTGCCAATGCAGCCACAAAGCCTTACAAAAGCTGTCCCTCGGCCATGAAATGCGTTCCTAAGCAAAACTGCGACTTTAATGGTGTTATGGTCAATGAAATCATTACAACAGATCCTAAGTTTGATGACATCCGCGTTCCTCTTATT
- the LOC121128566 gene encoding uncharacterized protein isoform X1 has protein sequence MKCLTFTSAICLLIAPALANEQYWWQDNPNVFSQGGGGGGGSNGQGPRGSPSNGGNSFGGSRPQSSSFNNNNNNNGPSSDNSLSHELLTECPAGTRCTVDYYCDINAVISSVPVKLTKEDLRKRGHMIPCWHEESDKFEICCSTATGFASSSSPSFSSSPSFSSSKPSIVSAKLTLPNRTLAPGSCPTITNRPPVSACQGAKSNCWSVGEADWDCPNNEFCCFDGCANTCYFGPASGGESSPSGSNQNSNQQGGRFPGSSSGSTPGNTNNNRSPSSNNNNRGPSTNNNNRPNGNNNRGSSSQSSNSFSGPSGQPGSNNEGFPSNSGFQTGNGGHSGKPGSSNNNGSPSNSGFQPGSGGHSGTPGSNHNNRGSPSSSGFQPGNGGHSGKNNRGSSSQNSNSSPIPSGHPGNNNRGSSSSSGFQPGSGGHSSKPGFSSGSNNEGFPSNSGFQPGNGEHFNNNNRGSSNQPENNGNTGQRTDDSPVVFPGSSPNKNNGFPSSTNNQPSSGSYSPSTGSQNSPSVSVSCNDKRKCGNVQVVVSGSGNDPPPRPTPRPSGNVIRNSNCPNNPSPPTGICDGEVDTCWNTGLRDDCSLGFFCCFDGCVKTCYNGTDFLRHLDSPNLIRGTGSNNFQSPSRQQQQSPSGFPAPTFAASQGNPGQPRPSSNNGFNSPNNNRQQPSGSFPSQNHNGQLQPPASGFSPPNQNRQPSQPNNGYLSPGSGNNNRQPSRPNNNGFPSSNNNNRQPSGTNNGVSSPSRGQPGHGFPSPSGGQPGNGFPNPNKFGQNPQSGSNNRFPSSGNNNNIGGQPGRPTGQRPSGSNNNFANAATKPYKSCPSAMKCVPKQNCDFNGVMVNEIITTDPKFDDIRVPLIPCVNQNSGTIDVCCRDPNYKDPWPQNN, from the exons ATGAAGTGTCTAACATTTACATCGGCAATTTGCCTTCTCATTGCTCCAGCCTTAGCTAATGAGCAATACTGGTGGCAGGACAACCCAAATGTATTTTCTCAGGGTGGTGGAGGTGGCGGAGGATCTAATGGACAGGGGCCTCGAG gatctCCTAGTAATGGAGGAAACTCCTTTGGTGGTTCCCGTCCTCAATCGTCGTCCTTcaataacaacaacaataataatggGCCATCAAGtg ACAACTCTCTTAGCCACGAACTATTGACTGAGTGTCCAGCAGGTACTCGCTGCACTGTCGACTACTATTGTGATATCAATGCTGTAATTTCATCCGTACCAGTTAAACTAACAAAGGAGGACTTGCGTAAACGTGGGCATATGATT CCTTGCTGGCACGAAGAAtctgataaatttgaaatatgctGTTCAACAGCCACTGGTtttgcttcttcttcttctccctcCTTCTCCTCTTctccttccttttcttcttcaaagCCCAGCATCGTATCTGCTAAGCTTACTCTCCCAAATAGAACCCTTG CTCCAGGATCATGCCCCACCATAACGAACAGACCCCCTGTCTCTGCTTGTCAAGGAGCCAAGTCCAACTGCTGGAGTGTTGGAGAGGCTGACTGGGACTGTCCCAACAATGAGTTCTGTTGTTTTGATGGATGTGCCAATACATGTTACTTTGGACCAG CATCCGGAGGAGAATCATCTCCATCTGGATCAAATCAAAACAGCAATCAACAAGGAGGAAGATTCCCCGGAAGTTCATCAGGCTCTACACCAGGAAATACTAACAATAATAGAAGCCCATCTTCAAATAACAACAATAGAGGCCCATcaactaataacaataatagaCCCAATGGGAACAATAATCGTGGATCCTCTAGTCAATCTAGTAATAGTTTTTCCGGTCCCTCAGGACAACCTGGGAGTAATAATGAAGGATTCCCTAGTAATTCTGGATTCCAAACTGGAAATGGAGGACACTCAGGCAAGCCTGGAAGTAGCAATAACAATGGATCTCCAAGTAACTCTGGATTTCAGCCAGGAAGTGGAGGACATTCTGGTACACCTGGAAGTAATCATAATAATAGAGGATCTCCAAGTAGTTCTGGATTCCAACCAGGAAATGGAGGACACTCAGGCAAGAATAATAGAGGATCATCAAGTCAAAATAGCAATAGTTCCCCCATTCCATCAGGACATCCAGGAAACAATAATAGGGGATCTTCAAGTAGTTCTGGTTTTCAACCAGGAAGTGGAGGCCATTCTAGCAAACCAGGTTTTTCCTCTGGAAGCAACAACGAAGGGTTTCCAAGTAATTCAGGATTCCAACCAGGAAATGGAGAACATTTCAATAACAATAACAGAGGCTCATCCAATCAACCTGAAAACAATGGCAATACTGGACAAAGAACAGATGATTCTCCAGTCGTATTTCCTGGATCTTCTCCAAACAAAAACAATGGATTTCCTTCATCAACTAACAACCAACCCTCATCTGGTTCATATTCTCCTTCTACTGGATCTCAAAATTCTCCCTCCGTAAGCGTTAGCTGTaatgataaaagaaaatgtGGAAATGTCCAAGTCGTTGTCTCTGGCAGTGGTAATGATCCACCTCCAAGACCAACCCCAAGACCTTCGGGTAATGTAATACGAAACTCTAACTGTCCTAATAACCCATCTCCGCCTACCGGAATTTGTGATGGTGAAGTAGATACTTGTTGGAATACGGGTCTTCGTGATGATTGCTCTCTAGGCTTCTTTTGCTGCTTTGATGGATGTGTTAAAACATGCTACAATGGAACAGATTTTCTAAGACATTTAGATTCTCCTAACTTAATTAGAG GCACTGGATCAAACAACTTCCAATCTCCTTCAAGACAGCAACAACAGTCTCCCTCTGGTTTTCCTGCCCCGACTTTTGCAGCCTCTCAAGGCAATCCTGGACAA CCCCGTCCATCAAGCAACAATGGATTCAATTCTCCCAATAACAATAGACAGCAACCCTCTGGAAGTTTTCCATCCCAAAATCATAATGGACAA CTTCAACCTCCAGCAAGTGGATTTTCCCCTCCCAACCAAAACAGACAA CCTTCACAGCCCAATAATGGATACTTATCTCCAGGTAGCGGTAATAACAACAGACAG CCATCAAGACCCAACAATAATGGATTCCCATCCTCGAATAACAATAACAGacaa cCATCTGGAACAAACAATGGAGTCTCTTCTCCATCAAGAGGACag cCCGGACATGGATTCCCATCTCCTTCTGGTGGACAA CCTGGAAATGGTTTTCCCAATCCCAATAAATTTGGACAA AATCCTCAATCTGGATCAAATAACAGATTTCCTTCATCaggcaataataataatataggc ggACAACCAGGCAGACCTACTGGACAAAGG CCCTCTGGTTCTAACAATAACTTTGCCAATGCAGCCACAAAGCCTTACAAAAGCTGTCCCTCGGCCATGAAATGCGTTCCTAAGCAAAACTGCGACTTTAATGGTGTTATGGTCAATGAAATCATTACAACAGATCCTAAGTTTGATGACATCCGCGTTCCTCTTATT
- the LOC121128566 gene encoding uncharacterized protein isoform X2 gives MKCLTFTSAICLLIAPALANEQYWWQDNPNVFSQGGGGGGGSNGQGPRGSPSNGGNSFGGSRPQSSSFNNNNNNNGPSSDNSLSHELLTECPAGTRCTVDYYCDINAVISSVPVKLTKEDLRKRGHMIPCWHEESDKFEICCSTATGFASSSSPSFSSSPSFSSSKPSIVSAKLTLPNRTLAPGSCPTITNRPPVSACQGAKSNCWSVGEADWDCPNNEFCCFDGCANTCYFGPASGGESSPSGSNQNSNQQGGRFPGSSSGSTPGNTNNNRSPSSNNNNRGPSTNNNNRPNGNNNRGSSSQSSNSFSGPSGQPGSNNEGFPSNSGFQTGNGGHSGKPGSSNNNGSPSNSGFQPGSGGHSGTPGSNHNNRGSPSSSGFQPGNGGHSGKNNRGSSSQNSNSSPIPSGHPGNNNRGSSSSSGFQPGSGGHSSKPGFSSGSNNEGFPSNSGFQPGNGEHFNNNNRGSSNQPENNGNTGQRTDDSPVVFPGSSPNKNNGFPSSTNNQPSSGSYSPSTGSQNSPSVSVSCNDKRKCGNVQVVVSGSGNDPPPRPTPRPSGTGSNNFQSPSRQQQQSPSGFPAPTFAASQGNPGQPRPSSNNGFNSPNNNRQQPSGSFPSQNHNGQLQPPASGFSPPNQNRQPSQPNNGYLSPGSGNNNRQPSRPNNNGFPSSNNNNRQPSGTNNGVSSPSRGQPGHGFPSPSGGQPGNGFPNPNKFGQNPQSGSNNRFPSSGNNNNIGGQPGRPTGQRPSGSNNNFANAATKPYKSCPSAMKCVPKQNCDFNGVMVNEIITTDPKFDDIRVPLIPCVNQNSGTIDVCCRDPNYKDPWPQNN, from the exons ATGAAGTGTCTAACATTTACATCGGCAATTTGCCTTCTCATTGCTCCAGCCTTAGCTAATGAGCAATACTGGTGGCAGGACAACCCAAATGTATTTTCTCAGGGTGGTGGAGGTGGCGGAGGATCTAATGGACAGGGGCCTCGAG gatctCCTAGTAATGGAGGAAACTCCTTTGGTGGTTCCCGTCCTCAATCGTCGTCCTTcaataacaacaacaataataatggGCCATCAAGtg ACAACTCTCTTAGCCACGAACTATTGACTGAGTGTCCAGCAGGTACTCGCTGCACTGTCGACTACTATTGTGATATCAATGCTGTAATTTCATCCGTACCAGTTAAACTAACAAAGGAGGACTTGCGTAAACGTGGGCATATGATT CCTTGCTGGCACGAAGAAtctgataaatttgaaatatgctGTTCAACAGCCACTGGTtttgcttcttcttcttctccctcCTTCTCCTCTTctccttccttttcttcttcaaagCCCAGCATCGTATCTGCTAAGCTTACTCTCCCAAATAGAACCCTTG CTCCAGGATCATGCCCCACCATAACGAACAGACCCCCTGTCTCTGCTTGTCAAGGAGCCAAGTCCAACTGCTGGAGTGTTGGAGAGGCTGACTGGGACTGTCCCAACAATGAGTTCTGTTGTTTTGATGGATGTGCCAATACATGTTACTTTGGACCAG CATCCGGAGGAGAATCATCTCCATCTGGATCAAATCAAAACAGCAATCAACAAGGAGGAAGATTCCCCGGAAGTTCATCAGGCTCTACACCAGGAAATACTAACAATAATAGAAGCCCATCTTCAAATAACAACAATAGAGGCCCATcaactaataacaataatagaCCCAATGGGAACAATAATCGTGGATCCTCTAGTCAATCTAGTAATAGTTTTTCCGGTCCCTCAGGACAACCTGGGAGTAATAATGAAGGATTCCCTAGTAATTCTGGATTCCAAACTGGAAATGGAGGACACTCAGGCAAGCCTGGAAGTAGCAATAACAATGGATCTCCAAGTAACTCTGGATTTCAGCCAGGAAGTGGAGGACATTCTGGTACACCTGGAAGTAATCATAATAATAGAGGATCTCCAAGTAGTTCTGGATTCCAACCAGGAAATGGAGGACACTCAGGCAAGAATAATAGAGGATCATCAAGTCAAAATAGCAATAGTTCCCCCATTCCATCAGGACATCCAGGAAACAATAATAGGGGATCTTCAAGTAGTTCTGGTTTTCAACCAGGAAGTGGAGGCCATTCTAGCAAACCAGGTTTTTCCTCTGGAAGCAACAACGAAGGGTTTCCAAGTAATTCAGGATTCCAACCAGGAAATGGAGAACATTTCAATAACAATAACAGAGGCTCATCCAATCAACCTGAAAACAATGGCAATACTGGACAAAGAACAGATGATTCTCCAGTCGTATTTCCTGGATCTTCTCCAAACAAAAACAATGGATTTCCTTCATCAACTAACAACCAACCCTCATCTGGTTCATATTCTCCTTCTACTGGATCTCAAAATTCTCCCTCCGTAAGCGTTAGCTGTaatgataaaagaaaatgtGGAAATGTCCAAGTCGTTGTCTCTGGCAGTGGTAATGATCCACCTCCAAGACCAACCCCAAGACCTTCGG GCACTGGATCAAACAACTTCCAATCTCCTTCAAGACAGCAACAACAGTCTCCCTCTGGTTTTCCTGCCCCGACTTTTGCAGCCTCTCAAGGCAATCCTGGACAA CCCCGTCCATCAAGCAACAATGGATTCAATTCTCCCAATAACAATAGACAGCAACCCTCTGGAAGTTTTCCATCCCAAAATCATAATGGACAA CTTCAACCTCCAGCAAGTGGATTTTCCCCTCCCAACCAAAACAGACAA CCTTCACAGCCCAATAATGGATACTTATCTCCAGGTAGCGGTAATAACAACAGACAG CCATCAAGACCCAACAATAATGGATTCCCATCCTCGAATAACAATAACAGacaa cCATCTGGAACAAACAATGGAGTCTCTTCTCCATCAAGAGGACag cCCGGACATGGATTCCCATCTCCTTCTGGTGGACAA CCTGGAAATGGTTTTCCCAATCCCAATAAATTTGGACAA AATCCTCAATCTGGATCAAATAACAGATTTCCTTCATCaggcaataataataatataggc ggACAACCAGGCAGACCTACTGGACAAAGG CCCTCTGGTTCTAACAATAACTTTGCCAATGCAGCCACAAAGCCTTACAAAAGCTGTCCCTCGGCCATGAAATGCGTTCCTAAGCAAAACTGCGACTTTAATGGTGTTATGGTCAATGAAATCATTACAACAGATCCTAAGTTTGATGACATCCGCGTTCCTCTTATT